DNA from Conexivisphaera calida:
CTTCGTGGTCGTGGACCCCAGGAGGACCCCGACTGCCGAGAGGCTGGCGGACGTCCACCTGAGGCCGCTGCCGGGGACCGACGGCGCGCTCGCCCTGGGAATGATTAACGTGATGATCTCGAGGGAGATTTACGACCGCGAGTTCGTCGAGAGGTGGGTTCACGGGTTCGACGCGCTCCGCGAGTACGTCTCGAGGTTCACCCCGGAGAGGGTCGAGGCGATGACGCGCGTCCCCGCCCGCGACGTCGAGAGGGCCGCCGTCCTGTACGCATCCGAGCGTCCGGGCACCGTGTTCCTGGGAATAGCCGCGCCCCAGCAGTCGACGAACGGCGCGCAGTCCTACAGGGCAGTACTCTCGCTGGCGGCGCTGGCCGGCAACCTGGACGTGCCGGGCGGAATAGCGCTGCCCACCCACCCCCTGCTCCCATACACGGTCGTCGGGGATGAGGTGCTGAGGCCATCCGACATGCTGTCGCTCGACTTCACTCTCCTCTCCGGGAAGATCGAGATGAGGGACAGGAGGGCCGACGTCGACAGGGTGCCGGTGTGGGCCGAGCTGATACCGACCGAGGTGCAGGCGAACTTCCTGCCGGAGTACGTGCGCGATGGGGTCATCCGCGCCGGCGTCTTCTTCGGGCTGAACGTGGCCGCGTGGCCGGATCGCCAGTCGTACGCGGCCGCTCTCGACTCGCTCGAGTTCTCCGTCGCGATTGACGAGTTCTACAGGCCGTGGACCCACGACCACGTGGACATGGTGCTGCCCGCCGCCACGATGTATGAGAGGGAGGAGCCCTTCGCGGTGTTCGGCAGGAGGGTGTACAGGAGGCAGCGCGTCCTCGAGCCGAGGGGGGAGGCCAGATCTGACTGGAGGATAATCTTCGAGCTGGCGGTCGAGCTGGGCCTCGGCGACCGGTTCTGGAACGGGGACACGAGGGCGGCGATGGACTGGATCCTGAGGAGGGCAGCCGGCGTGGGATACGAGGACGTGCCGATACCGGAGGGGAAGCTGATACCTCCGCCCGGCCCCGAGGAGTTCAGGAAGTACGAGAGGGGGTTGCTCAGGAGGGACGGGAGGCCCGGGTTCCCCACTCCGACGGGGAAGGTGGAGGTCTGGTCCACCGTACTGGAGAGGCATGGGTTCGATCCCCTCCCCGCCTACGTGGAGCCGCCCTTCAGGCCCAGCGCGGATTATCCGCTGATACTGATGACCGCGCTTAGGGATCCACTCTACACTACTGGAAGGCACAAGTGGGAGTCCGGCTGGGTGAGGGACCTGAGGCCGGGTCCGGCGGTGGACGTCAACCCGGAGGACGCGGACGCGAGGGGGATATCGGAGGGGGACGCCGTCACGGTGGTCACGCCGCGCGGCAGGCTGATGGCACGCGCGCACCTCACCTACACCATGCTGTCCGGGGTGGTCGGCTTCTATCCGGGTTGGTCCGATGATCCGCGCACGGACGTCAACGTGGTGCTGCCGAGGGTGCTCGATCCCATCTCCGGATATCCGGACTACACGTACATCTGCGAGCTCAGGAGGGGATGGGAATGACCCGCGGGTTCCTCGTGATCGCGGACAGATGCTTCGGCTGCAGCTCCTGCGCGATGGCCTGCAGGGCGTGGTCCGGGGACGGCTGGGCCGTGGTCCTGGAGCTCAACTCGCGCTCGGAGGAGCGCGCGATCTGGATACCGTACCTGTGCTCCCAGGTGGTCCCGGATCCGCCATGTGGATCCCGCGGCGCGGTCCCTCCCTGCGAGCTCGCCTGCCCGACGAGGGCGATACAGTACTGCGACCTGGATGCGCTGCGCCTCGACGACCGCGCGCGGTCCCTCCCCGCCTCGCCCGGCGTCCCGGGAGTCCGCTTCGTGGGGAAGATCCCGGGGGACGTGGATCTGCCGGACCCGCGCGACGTGCTGCCCGTGCGGAGGCGGCAGGGGTCGAGCGATCGAGCCCAGGTAGTCCGCAGCAGTCAGGCGATCTGGGCACCCTGACCGGAAACCGGGCCGCGAGGCCCGGGCCTCGCCCTGACGTAGCGCGCGAGCTCGCGCGCCACGGCCTCCTTGTCGTCCACCTCCACGACTATCGCGTCGTAGGGCTCGTCCTTGAACTCCACCGTGACGCACCTGTCCGGGTGCCTCATGGCGAAGAAGACCCTCTTCCCGTCCACCACGTACCTCCCCTCCTTTATCACCCCCGGGAGCCCGGTCCCGCCCACCCTGAGCCCCTCCCACCAGCCGTGCGGCTCCGTCGAGACCGACGCGATGTGTTCTAGGGAGAACTCGAGCCTCCTCTTGATCGCCTCCACGACCTCCAGTCCCTCGAACTCGACCACGAGGCGATCCCCCTCGACGTACATCCTGTGGGCCACGGAATCGCCCGAGCTCCGCTCCGGTATGTGCTTTGCGGCCCCGGCCATGGCCGGTGGATCTGGGCCCATAAGAGATTCTCGCGGCCGTCGGGCGGCCTGCTCAAAATCTATACATAGTGGGCGCGTCGCCGTGGCGGAGATGGCGGTCCATCTCGCTCGGGGACACCGCGGGCGCGGCTTCGCCGCCCAGCGCGGACTCGCGTGGAGGTAGGCTTCCATGGGGCCGGAGCTCAGGCTCTACGCGTCCAAGGGCGTCCGCGTCTACTTCTCCAGCCTGATGAGCATACTCGCCCCGATATACCTGGCCAGGCTGGGGCTCGGCCCCCTGATGGTGGGGCTGGGGGTCGTCGCGATAGCCGCGGGCAACATGGCATCCAACGTCGCGATCACGTGGCTGGGGCTGGGGAGGCGCAGGTCCCTCTTCCTGTTCGCATCCCTCATGGCGGTCTCCGGGCTGCTGCTTGCCTCGGTTGAGTGGATACCCGCCATATACCTGGCGCTCTTCCTGAGCAACGTGAGCACCACGGGGACGGAGGCCGGCCCCTTCCAGTCCATAGAGGCCGGGGTCCTGCCGAGGCTCGTGGATCAGCGCAGGAGGAACAGGGCGTTCGGCGCCTACAACGTGGTCGGCTACGCCACGTCATCGGTCGGGGCCCTCTCCTCCGCAATCCCCTACCTATCGCTCAGCGTCTCCTCGATGCGCACGGCTTTCCTGGGGCTCACGGTCTCCGGCGCCGTCATGCTCGCAATATACTACGGCCTGAGGGGAATAGAGTCCGACTCCACCGGAGCTGTGCGCCCCGGGCTGGCGTCCTTCAGGCCCCACGCCCTGCGCGACCTCAGGAACCTCTCCGCGCTGTTCTCAATGGACGCCTTCGGCGGGGGGTTCGTCTCCCAGTCGGTCCTCTCCTACTGGTTCTACGCCACCTATCACACGTCGCTCACGAGCCTGGGCGAGATCTTCGCGGTTGCGAACGTGATCACGGCGCTCTCAATCTACGGCGCCTCCGCGCTCGCGGACAGGATCGGCAACCTGCGCACGATGGTCTACACGCACCTGCTCTCCAACGTCTTCCTGGTCCTGGTGCCGGTCGGCGGCACGATAACGTGGGCGGTCTCCTTCCTGTTCCTGAGGCAGAGCATGTCCCAGATGGACGTGCCCACCAGGCAGGCCATGATGGCGGAGCTCTTCGAGGACAGGGAGAGGGTGGGCGCGAACGCGATCACGAACACGTTCCGCACGGTGAGCTCCACGGTGAGCCCCTCGGTCGCCGGGTACATGATGTCCTCCGGCGCCTCGTGGGGTCCGCTCTGGGCCGGCGGGTTCATAAAGATAGCTTACGATCTGTCGATATACTTCTCGTACAGGCATCGCGTTAAGTAGCTCGTCCCGTCGTTCGTGGTGAAATTTTAAAAATTGCGCGGTGCGGGGCACCGCGGAGCATGAGGCTGTACGAGTACGAGGGAAAGTTGCTCTTCTCGAAGGCCGGGATGAAGATACCCGGTCAGACGCTTCTGAGGACCCCCGAGGACGCGGAGCGCGCCGCCCCCGGCGCCAAGTACCCGGTTGTGCTCAAGGCGCAGGTCCTGGTGGGCGGCAGGGGTAAGGCCGGCGGAGTCAAGGTGGCGAAGAACCCGGAGGAGTTTGTCCGGTACGCGAAGGAGATACTCGGGATGACCATAAAGGGGGAGAAGGTGGTCGCGGTCCTGGCGGCGGACTACGTCCAGATAGACCGCGAGCTCTACCTCTCCATAATAGTCGACAGGTCCACCCGGAAGTACATGATACTGCACTCCGACAAGGGGGGAATTGACATAGAGGAGGTCGCCCGGCAGTCGCCGGAGCACATCTTCAGGACGCCGTTCGATCCGTTCGTGGGCGTGAAGGAGTACCACGCGCGCGAGGTCACCAGGAACCTGGGCCTGGACAAGTCCTTCATACCGATCGTGCTGGACATGCTGAGGAGGATGCACGAGGGAGTCATGCTGCACTACAACGCGGACCTTGTGGAGATAAATCCGCTGGCCGTCAGCGGATCCACGCTCGTCCCGGTGGACGCGAAGGTCACGATAGACGACAACGCGCCGGAGCAGGTGGTCTCCGAGCTGAAGGAGGTCCTGGGCAGGGACCCCAGCGAGGGCGAGGTGCACGAGTTCAACTACGTGAAGCTCGACGGGTACGTCGGGATAATAGGGAACGGCGCCGGGCTGACGATGGCGACGATGGACGAGGTCCAGTACTTCGGCGGGAAGCCCGCGGACTTCCTCGACATCGGAGGGGGCGCGGAGAGGGACATAGTGATGGACGCGACGAAGCTCCTCCTCTCGGATCCTGACGTGAAGGCGATATTCGTCAACATACTGGGCGGCATAACCAGGTGCGACGAGGTGGCATCCGGGATAGTGGAGGCGCTGAACAAGTCCGGGTCGAAGAAGCCCATAGTGATAAGGCTCGTGGGGACGAACGAGGAGGAGGGAAGGAGGATACTGGAGAAGGCGGGGATATCGTACTACACGGAGATGGACGAGGCGGCTCGCGCCGCCGTGAAGGCAGCGGGGGTGGCGATGTGAGATGCCGATACTCGTGAACTCCAGGACCGAGGTCATAGTCCAGGG
Protein-coding regions in this window:
- a CDS encoding MFS transporter codes for the protein MGPELRLYASKGVRVYFSSLMSILAPIYLARLGLGPLMVGLGVVAIAAGNMASNVAITWLGLGRRRSLFLFASLMAVSGLLLASVEWIPAIYLALFLSNVSTTGTEAGPFQSIEAGVLPRLVDQRRRNRAFGAYNVVGYATSSVGALSSAIPYLSLSVSSMRTAFLGLTVSGAVMLAIYYGLRGIESDSTGAVRPGLASFRPHALRDLRNLSALFSMDAFGGGFVSQSVLSYWFYATYHTSLTSLGEIFAVANVITALSIYGASALADRIGNLRTMVYTHLLSNVFLVLVPVGGTITWAVSFLFLRQSMSQMDVPTRQAMMAELFEDRERVGANAITNTFRTVSSTVSPSVAGYMMSSGASWGPLWAGGFIKIAYDLSIYFSYRHRVK
- the sucC gene encoding ADP-forming succinate--CoA ligase subunit beta, which produces MRLYEYEGKLLFSKAGMKIPGQTLLRTPEDAERAAPGAKYPVVLKAQVLVGGRGKAGGVKVAKNPEEFVRYAKEILGMTIKGEKVVAVLAADYVQIDRELYLSIIVDRSTRKYMILHSDKGGIDIEEVARQSPEHIFRTPFDPFVGVKEYHAREVTRNLGLDKSFIPIVLDMLRRMHEGVMLHYNADLVEINPLAVSGSTLVPVDAKVTIDDNAPEQVVSELKEVLGRDPSEGEVHEFNYVKLDGYVGIIGNGAGLTMATMDEVQYFGGKPADFLDIGGGAERDIVMDATKLLLSDPDVKAIFVNILGGITRCDEVASGIVEALNKSGSKKPIVIRLVGTNEEEGRRILEKAGISYYTEMDEAARAAVKAAGVAM
- a CDS encoding molybdopterin-containing oxidoreductase family protein; protein product: MTAGHIYEFREGTRARTLYTFCDACNHIPFCGVGVRVEDGAPRGLSAWPGHLNRPCAKAYATLEEQGSPLRLTHPMVRTSPKGSRDPGWRRIGWDEAYRLIAGRLREVRERHGPDSVMFYAGNPKEMRLPLSRLASAFGSANFATEDSLCYKLHVLASLLLFGVVIPAYTSLDGARSVLLWGANPAASRPYMLPGLLRMRARGARFVVVDPRRTPTAERLADVHLRPLPGTDGALALGMINVMISREIYDREFVERWVHGFDALREYVSRFTPERVEAMTRVPARDVERAAVLYASERPGTVFLGIAAPQQSTNGAQSYRAVLSLAALAGNLDVPGGIALPTHPLLPYTVVGDEVLRPSDMLSLDFTLLSGKIEMRDRRADVDRVPVWAELIPTEVQANFLPEYVRDGVIRAGVFFGLNVAAWPDRQSYAAALDSLEFSVAIDEFYRPWTHDHVDMVLPAATMYEREEPFAVFGRRVYRRQRVLEPRGEARSDWRIIFELAVELGLGDRFWNGDTRAAMDWILRRAAGVGYEDVPIPEGKLIPPPGPEEFRKYERGLLRRDGRPGFPTPTGKVEVWSTVLERHGFDPLPAYVEPPFRPSADYPLILMTALRDPLYTTGRHKWESGWVRDLRPGPAVDVNPEDADARGISEGDAVTVVTPRGRLMARAHLTYTMLSGVVGFYPGWSDDPRTDVNVVLPRVLDPISGYPDYTYICELRRGWE